The Methanolobus sp. WCC4 genome includes the window TCAAATAGTGTCCTTCTGGACACTAATTCTCTTTTTTTGTTTATAATATGGTTCCTTTTATCGTATTAACAGTGACCGTATAATATTCATGAATAGCTTCTCAGAAAGCCACAGCTTGCAGATCAATATCAGGATATGAGTGGAAGATGCTCTGAATGGTCATTCTAGTAGTAATGGTCACAGCGTATATTGAGACCGATATTGCGCTGGGAATCGTGGATTCTGTTATGTCTATGCTTGATGGTTATCTGGAACCAATGCTCAACTGATTTTTTTTTCATTTTATATATTTGGAGTATAAAATTAAGTATTTATAGAGTAGTCCAAATAAGTTAATTAGCACATATAATGTGGTGGTTAAATTGGATAGGTACTTAAAAACAATTTTCACAATACTAGCGGTCAGCATGATGGTCGTGGGAACAATGGCACCTGCCATGGCTGTCAGTTCCAAAGCGTATAGTTTTGAAGACAATCTTGAAGTTGCATTGCCCAATGTGGCCTATGAGCTACCATATGTACCAGGGGAGATATTGGTAAAGTTCAACACCGGCGTGTCTGAAGCCAAGATGAATGCCATGAACTCAAAGAATGGAGCAACTGTGATTGCTACAAGTTCTTACACTAATCTCAAGAAAATAAAGATTCCCAAGACGAAATCTGTGGAAGAGATGGTGAATGTCTATAAAAAGAATTCTGATGTTGAATATGCTTCAGCAAACTACGTGATGTATGCAGCAATGCTGCCAAATGACCCGCTATATAACTATCAGTGGAACTTCAACAATTCAACAACCGGAATCAATGTTGAACCTGCATGGGATTTATCAGATGGTTCGGGAGTCATCGTTGCTGTATTGGATACTGGAGTTCTTTATAGTGACATCTATGACTCAAATGTATTTTATGATCTTGAAGACACCACTTTTGTGCAGGGACATGACTATATAAACAATGATGATGACCCAGCAGATGACAATGGACATGGAACACATGTAACCGGAACCATAGCCCAGTCTACCAATAATAATAAAGGAGTGGCAGGAATTGCATATAATTGTTCTATCATGCCTATAAAAATCCTGGATAAAAGAGGAAGTGGAGATATTTATCAGTTGATAGAGGGTATAAAATATGCAACAACCGAGGGAGCAGATATTATCACTATGAGCCTTGGTTTTCCTCCAACATTCGATTCAGAGAGTGGTGCAGGTATTGAACTAAAAAACGCAATTGATGACGCATACGCTGCAGGTATTACTATAACAGCAGCTGCAGGGAATGGAGCAACAGGCACTGTTAATTATCCTGCTGCATATGTTAACTGTATTGCAGTTGGAGCAACAAGCTATGATGGTGATTTGGCCTACTACTCAAATTGGGGGACTGCAATTGATGTAGTAGCACCTGGAGGGGACATGAAAGAGAACCTATTTATCCCCAGTGATACCTACTACGATGGTATACTTCAGAGCACCTTTGAACGTAATCCTAGGTACCTTAATTACTATTTCTTCCAAGGAACTTCCATGGCAACACCACATGTTGCAGGTGTCGCAGCCCTGGTGATATCCCACTATGAGAAAGAAAATGGAGTAAAACCCTCACCTGCACAAGTAAGAGAAGCAATTGAATATACTGCAAGTAATGGACCTGATGGATGGAACAGCGTATATGGATATGGGCTTATTGATGCAGAGGCTGCATTGAACTATAAGAGTTCTTCAACTACTCCAACAAATACTCCACCAGATGCAGATGCAGGTGGTACATATTCCGGAACTGTAGGCAATGCAGTGACCTTTGATGGTTCGGGTTCATACGACTCTGATGGAACAATAGTCTCATATTCCTGGGACTTTGGTGACGGAGCAACCGAATCAGGAGTGAGTCCAACTCATCCCTATGCAGCTACAGGGACTTTCACAGTGACACTGACGGTGGAAGATAATGGAGGTCTTACAAATCAGGACACAGCAATAGTAACTATATCAGAACCATCCACAGACTCAACTATGTATGCAACTGTAATATGCCCGCCAGCATCACAGGTAAATAGGATAATGTACGAGGCAACAGCAATCGTGACAATTGTTAATGAAACGGGTGGTCCTGTGGAAGGAGCTATTGTATATGGAGATTTCACTATTCCCAGCGGAATTCTATCTGTTTCAGGAGTGACAGACGGAAACGGAAAAGTAGAAATTAGTTCTGGAAATTACAAAGCCTCTACAGATGCAGTCACATTTACTGTAACTGACGTTACTCATTCAGACTACATCTATGAATCAGATATTGCTCAGTGAGACCACAACAATTTGAAAACAAATATAGATTTTGATATTATGAAAAGGCATTATGCAATGCCTTTTCTATTGTTTTTAATAACAAATGTAATGTTAATTGACAAATTACTCGTTCTTATACCCTTTCCTGAACTCAGCTACACCTTCAGCAACATACTCAACAACTGAGCTGCAATCTCCTGTGTAGGCAAAAAACTAGACCACAATCCAGACCTGCATATTTTATGTTCTCACCGGAGATGGAGTATGCGTGTATCCGTCCCTTCGACAGGAAATTATGGGTCATTAGAGTGTTACAAAGCTGAATATTCCCATATTGAATGTAATTTTGAGTGAATCAATCACTATTTTAATTCTGCTTGTTACTACGTCAATCCAATACCGCTTCCAAAGATGTATTTGCATTAACGAGCCCGTAACCATAAAGCCCATCCTTACCCTCATCACCAAGGTCTGTAGCTGTTGCATCAAGTATTTTGCGTACTTCTACAGGGCTTAGTGTACTGTTAACACTGAGCAGAAGGGCAACTGCCCCAGAAACATGAGGAGCGGCCATGCTTGTACCACTCCTGTGATCATATCCCCCTTCCAGAGTTGTGGAATAGATGCTGGAACCAGGTGCACACAGTTCGATCTCATTTCCACTGCTTGAAAAACAAGTGTTGGAATTAACGATCGATATTGCCGAGACAGCAATGACCTGATCGTAGGCTGCCGGATAGCTGACGTTGCCACCGTAGCTGTTTCCTGCTGCTGCTACGATAACAATGCCTGAATCATAGGCAGCCTGACATAGCTCAAACATGGACGTGAAATTGTCACTCCCTCCCAGACTCATGGAAATAACATCCATATCATTATCAATTGCCCAGTCTATAGCAGCATTTATGTCAGACAGCCATCCAGTACCCTGGTGATCCAGAACTTTCAGCGCATAGAGTTCCACGCCGGGAGAAACACCTATAACACCGATACCATCATCTGCTGCGGCTATTATGCCAGCCACATGGGTCCCATGACCTTTATCATCCATGGGGTCTGCATCACTGTTCACAAAATCATAGCCTCCATGATAGCTGCCTGCAAGGTCAGGATGCATATAATCAATTCCAGTGTCAATAAGAGCAACCTTTACTCCAGACCCACAGCATAGATCATGCACTCTATCAGCTTCGATCCTACACACTCCCCAGGGAACTTTTTCGTCGGGATAGAACAACAGCGGTTCTTCATCAATATATACCTCAGAATCCAGTTCCACATATCTCACACCAGAATCGGCTTTTATAGACATAATGCTGTTCTGGGGTACAACGGCTGCAATCGCAGGGATGGCATGGTACTGATATTTGATATCACCCCCATATTCCTCCACAAGTACAACATCCGGGCTGCTTTGGAAGCAAATAATGACAGGTACCTTTTTTTGAAATATCTGTCCGGCTGCAGCCGACATAACGATCACTGCAATAAGAATGAATGCACTAACCGCCATAGGAGTTAAAGTGCTTTTCACTTTCCCACTCTCTTTAGCTTAGATGATCCCAACTCTAAGCTTTAGTTCCCCATTAAAGATCTACTCAGGAAGGATATAATATTTTGGGCATTACATATACTTTTTATAAATATTAGTTAATAGGATGCTGATTTTTTAATGTGCTAAAGAAAAGTGCTACATATACTCAAATATCGACAGCTAGAAAAAGAAACGTTAAGGATTGAATAAAACCCGGCTTGGTGTACAAAACACCTATATGCCGAGCAAGATCATTTATTGCAATCTCCTGAACCCTTCCATACCCTCAGCAACATTACTCAATAACTGAGCAGCGATCTCCTGCGTAGGCCAGGAACCCAGTCCACAGTCAGGACCTGCATATTTTATGCTCTCACCGAACATGGAGTAGGCCTTTGAAAGTCTCTTTTCTATTGTTTCAGGGGTTTCCATCTCATTGATGATCTCAGGGAAATACCGGGTGTCCTTCCAGACATTGGTGTTATACTTTTCATTGAGAACTGCAACGAGGTTGAAGATATCCGTCCTTGCGATACCAACACGCATGTAGGAGTCACTGTCCTCGAGTTCCTTTTTGTCTATAAGGTCAAGATAGGATGGAGTTGCTGCGGATTCGACACCGATAACACTGATATTCTCGGTCTGACAGGCGATCTTGTAATGCAGTGGTGAATGGAGGTGGATCTCCACATCGCAACCGGCTTTTCTGGCAGAGCTGCATGCGATGTCCATTGACTTGATAAGGTCGTTGTCAGAGAACATTACCTGGGGATTGATACCGATACTTGGCTCATCGATCGATACTGTCCTTATGTTGAAGTCCTTTGCACTGGAAAGTGAGTTCTTCACGAAGCGGTCCACACTCTCACCCAGCAGGTTCAGTATATCGACATACTCTGTCCCACCGAATTCCTTGAGATAGAGTTCAAGAGGACCGGTGACACAGACACGGACATCCAGCTTTTTACCGTGTTCTTCCCTGTAGGCCTTTGCAACCGTCTCTATGGCATCGAGTTCGATGATACGGGCATCGGATGTCTTCACTTTGAACGGTTCCTCGGTGCAGTTAGGGTCCCTGATGATGGAAAGGAACTGCTCGTTCATATCCTGGTACTGGGGATATGTCGGTACTTCCACACCTGCCTCAACTTTCTTCATGAAAGCATCGTTAATGACCCTGAACAGGTCTGCATCGCTTTTCTTCTCAGAGAACTTTCCGGTCATCCATTCCTTAGATGTGCCTTCCGGAAGAGGAAAACTGCCAATATCGTCAAAGATGATCTCTGCCATGCCACTGTTATTCGCCTGTATTTCACTTATAAGTTTTGAGTGATGACAGGACACTTAGTATCTTCTGTAGACCTGGTATCCTTAGTACTCACCGGTCATTTCAGATCGGCGAATATCTCATGGATATTCCCATCCGGGTCCGAGAACAGCGCTGTTCTTTGTTCCCACTCCATGTTCTCCGGCTCCTGAACCGGGATCCCTCCTTTTGATATGATGTCCCTGTAAGACCGGTCCACATCCTCAGCATCCCTGCATGGGAATGCAAGCTCGAATGCCTGTCCTGTAGTCTTTCGCTTGTAATCCTCGCTATAGCCATACATGACCTCCCTGCGACAGATGGCAAACCTGACATTCTCACTTTCAAACTCGACATAGTTTCCAAGGTCAGTTCCTACCCTGAATCCAAGTACTTCAGAATAGAATCTGGTCATAGGAGCTATGTCATCGGTCCATATTGTTATGAGATCGATCCTTGGTTCCATTTTGTTCCCCTTTAGAGAATGGATGAGCATCGCATTTGAATATAACCCATTTTTGGGCTCTGTAGAACTCATTTCTTTCTATATAAACCGCAGATGCACGCAGATAAACGCGGATTCAAATTAACTATATCTGCGTGACCTGCTGAACGAAAGTTCAGCAGGCATCCAACTCCGAAGGAGATGGATGGATCTGTGTTTATCTGTGGTTGGCAATAATGCAAAGGTTTTCTACAGAGCCCATTTTTGAGAACAGAAAAATGAGGGTTCAGCCTACAATGAGCTGAAAGAATGGATAATTAAGAGTGAGAGATCGCCTTTATTTCTTTAAGGAAGAGGATATCTTTGACACATAATAATTGATACACATCTGGGAATAATCCAGAGAACGTGATGACATCTGAGAGATTATCTCATCTTCATTCCTTTCAGCTTTCTTCTCAGCCTTTGGTATACCATACATCTCATGATGTCTGGAAACCTTTTGGAGCATTATGTTCTGAAGCTCTACAACATCGAACTTCTCTTGAGGTGTAAGCTCTTCAAAGCCTTCCTTCAGGGACCGGAACTTATCACTATCCTCGTCGGTAGTTTCAATATCCAATATAGGGTTTTTCAGTATCATTCATACCACAATTCCAATTATGGAACTTTGGGTAGATATAGGTTCTGAAAATCATGTTGTCATAATATATATGAAGTGAATAAAGGTCAATAAAAAAGAAGCTCCGGATACGGATCCGGAGTGTTTTTGATTATGTATTGATAACTCAGTTCTCGCCTGATGGCAGTGTCAGCAGCAATCCCACATTACTGAGGGACTCTGCAACCTGCTTGAAAGCGATCAGGAATTCCTTGACGCTCAGGTCAAGGTCCTTTGCCATTGGTTCTGCTGCGAACCAGAGTTCCTTCTCACTGTCACCACGGGTTAGGGAGACACAGGCAAGCATATCTGCTTTTGTCAGTCTGTAAACGGAGTCCTTTCCGGCCGGGGTCACCCATGATGGATGGATGGTCTTGAGCTCATTTATGAACCTGTCCCAGTTGATAGTTGCAGATGCCTCCAGATTGAGCTTGACAATTGCACGATCTCCGGTGATCTCTTTATCGATGACATCAAGGAGCTTCTTGTACTCAGGGTCGGACTCATCAACGACCATGGCCTCTTTCTCCAGCTTCTCTGCCTCAGCAGGGAAGAACGGAGCAAGGTTCACAGTACTGGATGGCTTCGTTGCCAGTGATACACCGAAGAAGGCTATTCCGCTTGCAAGCATTCCCACAATTACACCGTGGTTGGAGAGTATAGGATGAATACCATCAAGGTAAGCAGGTGCAAAAGGCGGGGTGTTCATAACATCCACAGCTGTCAGACCGATCTGCACGACAGCACCGACGATAAGTCCTGCAAGAGCACCTTCCTTTGTTGCACGCTTCCAGTACAGACCTCCCATGAGAGGGAAGAAGTAGGATGCACTTGCAATGAAGGTCGCGATGTGAATTACGTCAATGATACTGTTGATGTAGAAAGAGAGCACAGTTGCCAGTGCAACGATGATCAGGACACTGATCCTGTTAATCGTCATCATCTGCTTCATTGTTGCATCAGGTTTTATGTATCTCTGGTAGATGTCACGTGAGATACAGGAACCACCTGAAGTTGCGAAAGTGTCAGCAGAGGACATTGCAGCTGCTGCAAGACCGACAGCACAGAGACCGACAGCTATTGGTGAAAGGCTCTGAACGATATAAACGAGAAGTGCCGGTTCTGCCTCTGCCATTGCACCCATTCCTATATCAGCAAAGGAAGCAGGGATGGATGGATAGATGTGATTCAGACTGATCGCGATAGCGGTACATGCCACACCGAATATCAGGAAGATAAGGAAGGAACCAAGGACCATACCAAGCCTTGCTGACTTCTCATCCTTTGCTGCCCAGATTCTCTGCCATGGGTCCTGCTCAGTTATCCATCCAGGGATGATGGCGAATATAGCTATCAGGACCGCAGGGATACCCACAATGAACGGGTTCCACCAGCCTGCAGGAACATCACCGAAGAGGTCGGATGTGGTCATAGCAGGAGCATCTGCAGAACCTGATGTTGCTGCGGTTACAACTACAAAGGCTATTATGAGCGAGAAAGTTGCCAGCATGATGAACTGTATCATATCGGTCCAGATGACCGCGGAGAAACCTCCGAGTGTCACATATACTGAGATCGCAAGTGCCACGATGGCTGCTGCGTAGATCGGTTCAAGACCGAAGAATATACTGAGTACAAGTGAGAAACCCTTGATATCAGCAACTGCGAAAAGGGCCATTACTATTGCAATGATGATCGCTACAGGACCACGGATAGCACTGCTGAACCTCTGTTCCAGGAGTTCCGGCTGTGTGATCGCTGGCAGATGCTTTATCTTACCAACGAAAAGGGCGATAAGAAGCAATGCAAGGATGTTAGGTGCTACAAAGCTCCATATGGAACCCATTCCAAGCAACATATAGAGACCTATGACTGCCAGGATACCTCCGGCTGTCATCCATGATGATGCTGCCGAGAAACCAATTCCTACGGCACTTATCTTACGACCTGCAAGCCAGAAATCCGTCACAGACTTCTGACGTTTTGTGAAATAGAGCCCTATACCTATCAGTCCTAATAAGTAGACTGCCATCAATATAAGGAATATCTGATAACTTTCCATAATTACTACCTCTCTTTATAAGTACACAAATGTCAAACATCAATTCAAACAATAATGGACCCTCAACAGGAA containing:
- a CDS encoding S8 family serine peptidase, producing the protein MDRYLKTIFTILAVSMMVVGTMAPAMAVSSKAYSFEDNLEVALPNVAYELPYVPGEILVKFNTGVSEAKMNAMNSKNGATVIATSSYTNLKKIKIPKTKSVEEMVNVYKKNSDVEYASANYVMYAAMLPNDPLYNYQWNFNNSTTGINVEPAWDLSDGSGVIVAVLDTGVLYSDIYDSNVFYDLEDTTFVQGHDYINNDDDPADDNGHGTHVTGTIAQSTNNNKGVAGIAYNCSIMPIKILDKRGSGDIYQLIEGIKYATTEGADIITMSLGFPPTFDSESGAGIELKNAIDDAYAAGITITAAAGNGATGTVNYPAAYVNCIAVGATSYDGDLAYYSNWGTAIDVVAPGGDMKENLFIPSDTYYDGILQSTFERNPRYLNYYFFQGTSMATPHVAGVAALVISHYEKENGVKPSPAQVREAIEYTASNGPDGWNSVYGYGLIDAEAALNYKSSSTTPTNTPPDADAGGTYSGTVGNAVTFDGSGSYDSDGTIVSYSWDFGDGATESGVSPTHPYAATGTFTVTLTVEDNGGLTNQDTAIVTISEPSTDSTMYATVICPPASQVNRIMYEATAIVTIVNETGGPVEGAIVYGDFTIPSGILSVSGVTDGNGKVEISSGNYKASTDAVTFTVTDVTHSDYIYESDIAQ
- a CDS encoding S8 family serine peptidase, which encodes MKSTLTPMAVSAFILIAVIVMSAAAGQIFQKKVPVIICFQSSPDVVLVEEYGGDIKYQYHAIPAIAAVVPQNSIMSIKADSGVRYVELDSEVYIDEEPLLFYPDEKVPWGVCRIEADRVHDLCCGSGVKVALIDTGIDYMHPDLAGSYHGGYDFVNSDADPMDDKGHGTHVAGIIAAADDGIGVIGVSPGVELYALKVLDHQGTGWLSDINAAIDWAIDNDMDVISMSLGGSDNFTSMFELCQAAYDSGIVIVAAAGNSYGGNVSYPAAYDQVIAVSAISIVNSNTCFSSSGNEIELCAPGSSIYSTTLEGGYDHRSGTSMAAPHVSGAVALLLSVNSTLSPVEVRKILDATATDLGDEGKDGLYGYGLVNANTSLEAVLD
- a CDS encoding methionine synthase, whose amino-acid sequence is MAEIIFDDIGSFPLPEGTSKEWMTGKFSEKKSDADLFRVINDAFMKKVEAGVEVPTYPQYQDMNEQFLSIIRDPNCTEEPFKVKTSDARIIELDAIETVAKAYREEHGKKLDVRVCVTGPLELYLKEFGGTEYVDILNLLGESVDRFVKNSLSSAKDFNIRTVSIDEPSIGINPQVMFSDNDLIKSMDIACSSARKAGCDVEIHLHSPLHYKIACQTENISVIGVESAATPSYLDLIDKKELEDSDSYMRVGIARTDIFNLVAVLNEKYNTNVWKDTRYFPEIINEMETPETIEKRLSKAYSMFGESIKYAGPDCGLGSWPTQEIAAQLLSNVAEGMEGFRRLQ
- a CDS encoding VOC family protein — its product is MEPRIDLITIWTDDIAPMTRFYSEVLGFRVGTDLGNYVEFESENVRFAICRREVMYGYSEDYKRKTTGQAFELAFPCRDAEDVDRSYRDIISKGGIPVQEPENMEWEQRTALFSDPDGNIHEIFADLK
- a CDS encoding sodium:solute symporter family protein; the protein is MESYQIFLILMAVYLLGLIGIGLYFTKRQKSVTDFWLAGRKISAVGIGFSAASSWMTAGGILAVIGLYMLLGMGSIWSFVAPNILALLLIALFVGKIKHLPAITQPELLEQRFSSAIRGPVAIIIAIVMALFAVADIKGFSLVLSIFFGLEPIYAAAIVALAISVYVTLGGFSAVIWTDMIQFIMLATFSLIIAFVVVTAATSGSADAPAMTTSDLFGDVPAGWWNPFIVGIPAVLIAIFAIIPGWITEQDPWQRIWAAKDEKSARLGMVLGSFLIFLIFGVACTAIAISLNHIYPSIPASFADIGMGAMAEAEPALLVYIVQSLSPIAVGLCAVGLAAAAMSSADTFATSGGSCISRDIYQRYIKPDATMKQMMTINRISVLIIVALATVLSFYINSIIDVIHIATFIASASYFFPLMGGLYWKRATKEGALAGLIVGAVVQIGLTAVDVMNTPPFAPAYLDGIHPILSNHGVIVGMLASGIAFFGVSLATKPSSTVNLAPFFPAEAEKLEKEAMVVDESDPEYKKLLDVIDKEITGDRAIVKLNLEASATINWDRFINELKTIHPSWVTPAGKDSVYRLTKADMLACVSLTRGDSEKELWFAAEPMAKDLDLSVKEFLIAFKQVAESLSNVGLLLTLPSGEN